A DNA window from Purpureocillium takamizusanense chromosome 9, complete sequence contains the following coding sequences:
- the RCF2 gene encoding Replication factor C, subunit RFC4 (COG:S~TransMembrane:3 (o20-38i116-138o150-168i)~EggNog:ENOG503P0GV), with protein MKVLSKEEEAAHYKVVVKGGLIGGAAGLALGLGGVVLGSRRYPAFRGLTLPFRTFLVTSSATFGAIVKADRDSTKFQRSQDPMSTYRDASQRAQQVIRDNESAYERFMGWGRENRYSIVFASWIASMGIALAIVGRAPMSTSQKLVQARVYAQGLTLAVLVVSAAFEMNDAKRGSGRWETVMVLDPNDPEHKHLIEKKIHKEEYEGQDLWKDMVEAEERRLAAKKTSADSNKA; from the exons ATGAAGGTCCTCAgcaaggaagaggaggcggcgcactacaaggtcgtcgtcaagggcggcctcatcggcggtgccgccggcctggccctcggcctcggcggcgtcgtcctggGCTCGCGCCGCTACCCGGCCTTCCGCGGGCTCACGCTCCCCTTCCGCACCTTCCTCGtcacctcgtcggcgacgtttggcgccatcgtcaaggccgacCGCGACAGCACCAAGTTCCAGCGCTCCCAGGACCCCATGAGCACGTACCgcgacgccagccagcgcgcCCAGCAGGTCATTCGCGACAACGAGTCGGCCTACGAGCGCTTCATGGGCTGGGGCCGCGAGAACCGCTACAgcatcgtcttcgcctcGTGGATCGCCAGCATgggcatcgccctcgccatcgtcggccgcgcaCCCATGAGCACCTCGCAGAAGCTCGTCCAGGCCCGTGTCTACGCCCAGGGGCTGAccctcgccgtgctcgtcgtctccgctGCGTTTGAGATGAACGACGCCaagcgcggcagcggccgctgGGAGACGGTCATGGTCCTCGACCCCAACGACCCCGAGCACAAGCACCTCATCGAGAAGAAGATCCACAAGGAGGAGTACGAGGGTCAAGACCTGTGGAAGG ACATGGTCGAGGCTGAGGAGCGCCGGTTGGCCGCCAAAAAGACCAGCGCGGACTCAAACAAGGCATAA